Proteins encoded in a region of the Marmota flaviventris isolate mMarFla1 chromosome 3, mMarFla1.hap1, whole genome shotgun sequence genome:
- the Ccer1 gene encoding coiled-coil domain-containing glutamate-rich protein 1, whose amino-acid sequence MTQTLYNKEDPLNLGGGWSSPAPLHTWSSCHGRRRGAPIYKRRYRYGPKAEYEPPRKKPKQHYGPGPWFQPPRRPCWAMYSNWGRCGGPWCPPPAGFRKPPYQMHMIRVYGLHPLCPCCCSCWRGPWNPGWARPPGRKKRWGRRGRGLRRHPSRSSPKSPPADASTLLRPVNLYGWRAPGMRAPRNTTQFIMNQIYEDMRQQEKMKRQQEALRVQQAQAEGLASPAGSTGNDAPPSGGEEDSELQETLYSFMQNPSLVFSPAPEEEKQSPNAQLVEEEEEEKIEDEEECDEELCDGKEEGSEEEEEEEEEAENGETEEEVDEEEVDESEQGEEDEEEGMEEEGLEEEEQREDENHLNLEMPLSILVGEEEERKNFIDYTYLSTEQIIPKVPQEALFTVQDINH is encoded by the coding sequence ATGACCCAGACCCTCTACAACAAGGAGGACCCTCTTAACCTGGGCGGCGGCTGGTCATCCCCTGCCCCCTTACACACCTGGTCATCCTGCCATGGAAGGCGCCGAGGCGCTCCGATTTACAAGCGGCGGTACCGCTATGGCCCCAAGGCCGAGTATGAGCCTCCCAGGAAAAAGCCCAAGCAGCACTACGGTCCAGGCCCGTGGTTCCAACCTCCCCGACGGCCCTGTTGGGCCATGTACTCCAACTGGGGGCGTTGCGGAGGGCCCTGGTGCCCACCTCCCGCAGGATTCCGGAAGCCCCCCTACCAGATGCACATGATCCGGGTGTATGGTCTGCACCCACTCTGCCCTTGCTGCTGCTCTTGCTGGCGTGGGCCCTGGAATCCAGGCTGGGCAAGGCCTCCAGGCAGGAAGAAGCGCTGGGGCCGCAGAGGCCGCGGCCTACGCCGCCACCCTAGCCGCTCCTCCCCAAAGAGCCCGCCGGCCGATGCGAGCACTTTGCTGCGGCCTGTCAACCTGTATGGGTGGCGCGCGCCAGGCATGAGAGCGCCACGGAACACCACCCAGTTCATTATGAACCAGATCTACGAGGACATGCGGCAGCAAGAGAAGATGAAGCGCCAGCAGGAGGCGCTACGAGTGCAGCAAGCCCAGGCTGAAGGCTTGGCGTCCCCGGCCGGCTCCACCGGAAATGACGCGCCCCCTAGCGGCGGTGAGGAGGACTCGGAGCTGCAGGAAACTTTGTATAGCTTCATGCAGAATCCCTCTCTAGTCTTCAGTCCTGCCCCAGAGGAGGAAAAGCAGTCTCCCAACGCGCAGCtggtggaggaagaggaagaggagaaaattgaGGATGAGGAGGAGTGTGACGAGGAGCTGTGTGATGGAAAGGAGGAGGGtagtgaagaggaggaggaagaggaagaggaggcagagaaTGGAGAGACAGAAGAAGAGGTGGATGAGGAGGAGGTGGATGAGTCTGAACAAGgagaggaggatgaagaggagggAATGGAAGAggagggcctggaggaggaagagcagagagaggaTGAAAATCACTTGAATCTGGAAATGCCTTTGTCAATCCTAGtaggggaagaagaagagagaaagaattttatagACTATACTTATTTAAGCACAGAACAGATTATTCCCAAAGTGCCACAGGAAGCTCTCTTCACGGTACAAGACATTAACCACTAG